A region of Zeugodacus cucurbitae isolate PBARC_wt_2022May chromosome 5, idZeuCucr1.2, whole genome shotgun sequence DNA encodes the following proteins:
- the LOC105210596 gene encoding OTU domain-containing protein 4 isoform X4, with translation MQRQFTSGSRQAPDPFDQFLEENNFYRKHTARDASCLFRVISEQMYDTQLHHLAIRKKCVRYMRKHRDYFAPLVERDLDEYLDDMSKPKTYGTLIELQAVGYMFQRNVLLFEPFNLGNYYSSRSCFNNVFRVFYTPERHFDSVFTCDYIKDAAICQAICYEILYKELYRLPDVAFAVEHMLHSPTLDAMEYTSENNEDGYCTRIVLTDGRSFNFDLPHETNCILENYELCHFHHTNFPRLSDDLHREMKIHTNCDDYEKSALCKTAESLLPHKYISCVRQLLQEGITPFPYKVAKALDPNMYRNIEFDAWNEQRKEQKLQNWYSGDTNFKVPYESLTPLPPDQFKPWTLPYRFQRHMQKYSSVRLTRHYNYRFKLNGQFASAHEYCAPMSPNSKSSDYVPGIMGSDVSEKDEKQHYVSAASHHRNGCYYKLKQYTHFENFRAHTVEYCAMPLTVEHAPREQESKSGSATATPSNESNNNNVTQQRAVAPETRIKSEPNAQQQQQQRMCAPEEIMGNFNPMEHTVAGMGAPAFIMPDFHYLYPVPQYAGMPEEYYTYGYDPAMHPPAAALMPTGYYMYPPPGAQPATFAPAPNNFYMQTAAPLPPPLITAATAPHPQSAVAPNMGGPYYPSNAHFGSMTPANAAEASTMQNSATQVYETPLTRNRSTGQTPVMNTPLSGRINWDAKKSVDASGIDLPTDVPTLRHFYNLGLEYHLMHLKQRCNEDAAAKVGGAKVATKVNGGNQNEDVAQEPKLDSNNNSMQNQNLTTPQSNNMNGNTNMSSATHAISSAHSQNSNNSATGGGGGGSANSGSGKSGGGGGGGHMHRRFPSRYFNSNKERPLFLRNQNNANNPNAQNIGNQNQNDYNNNSAGTNKYASSIKSNIGGQYNSNRSTTPNSSHSHTSGHNTKTVNMNTGGVGGGGGSGASLAVSVAEHGMPSPHGNFDNATSGGKMMAQQQMPVYQTPNGNTLMAAPYNPYNEFNGDPSMPIVPPNAAGGGGIYLHMPMAAPAHTYGIYAPPQTGAPPGAAMSMQPTPTSTAISYGAAPNGGPPPPQQFMPSPTDGVAMQASANGYYATPGEFTPAEPNGAMQVAGDGLQFQCIPYPGTAPPPPMPFYYTAGSAVAAAAAAAGGMAMNGIATVPQPQSSAGSVNGGGGGGCGNPAGVAGGPPAPQGYWCQPPNALLPLPTSTPQMNGTSACVATSSNNSTPNVNANTTNSRSRDNK, from the exons ATGCAACGTCAATTCACTTCTGGTAGTCGCCAAGCGCCCGATCCATTTGATCAATTTTTGGAGGAGAACAACTTTTATCGCAAGCACACAGCTCGCGATGCTTCATGCCTGTTCCGTGTAATTTCGGAGCAAATGTATGACACGCAGCTACATCATTTGGCTATACGCAAGAAATGCGTACGTTATATGCGCAAGCATCGTGATTATTTTGCGCCG CTCGTTGAACGAGATTTGGATGAATATCTAGATGATATGTCTAAACCTAAAACATACGGGACCCTGATCGAACTGCAGGCGGTTGGATATATGTTCca ACGAAATGTGCTGTTGTTCGAACCCTTCAATTTGGGTAATTATTATAGTTCTCGCTCTTGCTTCAATAATGTATTTCGAGTATTTTACACTCCCGAAAGGCATTTCGATTCTGTTTTTACTTGTGACTACATAAAAGATGCAGCTATTTGCCAGG ccATATGCTATGAGATACTGTATAAGGAATTATACAGGTTGCCGGATGTTGCTTTTGCCGTTGAGCACATGTTGCATTCTCCAACTTTGGATGCTATGGAGTATACATCCGAAAACAATGAGGATGGCTACTGCACACGCATAGTGCTAACAGATGGACGCAGTTTCAATTTCGATTTACCACATGAGACTAATtgcattttagaaaattatgaaCTCTGTCATTTTCATCATACGAATTTTCCACGTTTATCGGATGATTTGCATCGCGAAatgaaaatacacacaaattGCGATGATTATGAGAAGTCGGCGCTGTGTAAGACCGCTGAATCATTACtaccacataaatatatatcttgtGTGCGCCAATTATTACAAGAAG GTATTACACCATTTCCGTATAAAGTTGCTAAAGCATTGGATCCCAACATGTATAGGAATATCGAATTTGATGCCTGGAATGAGCAAAGGAAAGAGCAAAAACTTCAAAACTGGTACAGTGGCGATACAAATTTTAAG GTACCATACGAGTCACTAACTCCGCTGCCACCAGATCAATTTAAGCCATGGACGCTACCATATCGCTTTCAGCGTCATATGCAAAAGTATAGTTCAGTACGCCTAACACGTCACTACAATTACCGTTTCAAATTGAACGGACAATTTGCATCTGCGCATGAATACTGTGCGCCCATGTCGCCTAATAGTAAGTCATCCGACTATGTTCCTGGCATAATGGGTAGTGATGTCAGTGAGAAGGACGAGAAACAGCATTATGTTTCAGCAGCTTCACATCATCGCAACGGTTGCTACTATAAATTGAAGCAATATACACATTTTGAGAATTTCCGTGCACATACGGTTGAATATTGCGCCATGCCACTAACTGTTGAGCATGCGCCACGTGAACAGGAGTCGAAAAGTGGCagtgcaacagcaacaccatcgaatgaaagtaacaacaacaatgtgacaCAACAACGCGCAGTTGCCCCAGAAACACGTATAAAAAGTGAACcaaacgcacaacaacaacaacagcaacgcatGTGCGCACCTGAAGAAATAATGGGTAATTTCAATCCAATGGAACATACGGTTGCTGGCATGGGCGCACCGGCATTTATTATGcctgattttcattatttatatccAGTGCCGCAGTATGCTGGTATGCCTGAGGAATACTACACATATGGTTATGATCCCGCAATGCATCCACCCGCTGCAGCGTTAATGCCAACCGGTTATTATATGTATCCACCACCGGGTGCGCAACCCGCCACTTTCGCACCGGCACCcaataatttttacatgcaaACTGCGGCACCATTACCGCCACCACTTATCACTGCTGCTACTGCACCGCATCCACAATCAGCAGTAGCACCAAATATGGGTGGTCCATATTATCCATCAAATGCGCATTTCGGCAGTATGACGCCAGCTAATGCCGCCGAGGCGTCTACAATGCAGAATAGCGCAACGCAAGTATATGAAACGCCGCTTACTCGTAATCGCAGCACTGGGCAAACACCAGTTATGAATACACCGCTAAGTGGTCGCATTAATTGGGATGCTAAGAAATCGGTTGATGCCAGTGGCATAGATTTACCCACTGACGTGCCAACTCTGCGTCACTTTTACAATTTAGGTTTGGAATATCATCTAATGCACTTGAAACAGCGTTGCAACGAAG ATGCTGCAGCCAAAGTGGGCGGCGCAAAAGTTGCAACTAAAGTGAATGGCGGCAATCAAAACGAAGATGTTGCGCAAGAG CCAAAGCTGGATTCTAACAACAATAGCATGCAGAATCAAAATTTGACTACACCACAATCAAACAATATGAATGGCAATACTAACATGTCGAGCGCTACACACGCCATTTCATCAGCACATAGTCAAAATAGTAACAATAGTGCaactggtggtggtggtggcggcagtGCCAATAGTGGTAGTGGCAaaagcggtggtggtggtggtggtggtcacATGCATCGGCGTTTTCCATCGCGTTATTTCAACAGCAATAAGGAGCGACCATTGTTTTTACGTAATCAGAACAATGCAAACAACCCTAACGCCCAGAATATAGGCAACCAAAATCAAAatgattacaataacaacagtgcTGGTACGAACAAGTATGCCAGTTCGATTAAAAGTAATATTGGTGGACAATATAATTCGAATCGCAGCACTACACCCAATTCATCACATAGCCATACATCCGGACATAATACGAAAACCGTTAACATGAACACGGGTGGagttggcggcggcggcggcagtggTGCCTCACTTGCAGTTTCTGTTGCGGAACACGGCATGCCATCACCGCATGGAAACTTTGACAATGCTACAAGCGGTGGTAAAATGATGGCACAA CAACAAATGCCTGTATACCAAACACCGAATGGTAATACTCTAATGGCGGCGCCTTACAATCCGTACAATGAGTTCAACGGCGATCCCTCTATGCCGATTGTACCACCAAATGCAGCAGGCGGTGGTGGCATATATCTACACATGCCAATGGCAGCGCCAGCGCATACTTATGGTATTTACGCGCCACCACAAACTGGCGCACCACCAGGCGCTGCCATGAGCATGCAACCGACACCAACATCAACAGCGATCAGTTACGGTGCAGCACCAAATGGAggtccaccaccaccacaacaGTTTATGCCATCACCAACAGATGGCGTAGCCATGCAGGCATCAGCAAACGGTTACTATGCCACACCGGGAGAGTTTACACCGGCCGAGCCGAATGGCGCAATGCAAGTGGCCGGCGATGGTTTGCAGTTTCAATGTATACCGTATCCTGGCACTGCACCGCCACCACCGATGCCATTTTACTACACAGCTGGTTCTGCTGTAGCggcagccgcagcagcagctggTGGAATGGCTATGAATGGCATTGCAACGGTACCGCAACCACAATCTTCTGCTGGTAGTGTTAATGGAGGAGGAGGAGGTGGCTGTGGCAATCCAGCTGGTGTGGCCGGTGGACCACCAGCACCGCAG GGCTATTGGTGTCAACCGCCAAATGCTTTGCTGCCATTACCCACATCAACGCCACAAATGAACGGCACATCGGCTTGCGTTGCAACATCCAGCAATAATAGCACACCAAATGTGAacgcaaatacaacaaatagcCGTTCACGTGACAACAAATAA
- the LOC105210596 gene encoding uncharacterized protein LOC105210596 isoform X2 yields the protein MQRQFTSGSRQAPDPFDQFLEENNFYRKHTARDASCLFRVISEQMYDTQLHHLAIRKKCVRYMRKHRDYFAPLVERDLDEYLDDMSKPKTYGTLIELQAVGYMFQRNVLLFEPFNLGNYYSSRSCFNNVFRVFYTPERHFDSVFTCDYIKDAAICQAICYEILYKELYRLPDVAFAVEHMLHSPTLDAMEYTSENNEDGYCTRIVLTDGRSFNFDLPHETNCILENYELCHFHHTNFPRLSDDLHREMKIHTNCDDYEKSALCKTAESLLPHKYISCVRQLLQEGITPFPYKVAKALDPNMYRNIEFDAWNEQRKEQKLQNWYSGDTNFKLIRCQQTRVHKIFQVGAKCHVKLCKSENDLYTCHIQEIAVDKGYCIVFIEQLGEKRLVPYESLTPLPPDQFKPWTLPYRFQRHMQKYSSVRLTRHYNYRFKLNGQFASAHEYCAPMSPNSKSSDYVPGIMGSDVSEKDEKQHYVSAASHHRNGCYYKLKQYTHFENFRAHTVEYCAMPLTVEHAPREQESKSGSATATPSNESNNNNVTQQRAVAPETRIKSEPNAQQQQQQRMCAPEEIMGNFNPMEHTVAGMGAPAFIMPDFHYLYPVPQYAGMPEEYYTYGYDPAMHPPAAALMPTGYYMYPPPGAQPATFAPAPNNFYMQTAAPLPPPLITAATAPHPQSAVAPNMGGPYYPSNAHFGSMTPANAAEASTMQNSATQVYETPLTRNRSTGQTPVMNTPLSGRINWDAKKSVDASGIDLPTDVPTLRHFYNLGLEYHLMHLKQRCNEAKVGGAKVATKVNGGNQNEDVAQEPKLDSNNNSMQNQNLTTPQSNNMNGNTNMSSATHAISSAHSQNSNNSATGGGGGGSANSGSGKSGGGGGGGHMHRRFPSRYFNSNKERPLFLRNQNNANNPNAQNIGNQNQNDYNNNSAGTNKYASSIKSNIGGQYNSNRSTTPNSSHSHTSGHNTKTVNMNTGGVGGGGGSGASLAVSVAEHGMPSPHGNFDNATSGGKMMAQQQMPVYQTPNGNTLMAAPYNPYNEFNGDPSMPIVPPNAAGGGGIYLHMPMAAPAHTYGIYAPPQTGAPPGAAMSMQPTPTSTAISYGAAPNGGPPPPQQFMPSPTDGVAMQASANGYYATPGEFTPAEPNGAMQVAGDGLQFQCIPYPGTAPPPPMPFYYTAGSAVAAAAAAAGGMAMNGIATVPQPQSSAGSVNGGGGGGCGNPAGVAGGPPAPQGYWCQPPNALLPLPTSTPQMNGTSACVATSSNNSTPNVNANTTNSRSRDNK from the exons ATGCAACGTCAATTCACTTCTGGTAGTCGCCAAGCGCCCGATCCATTTGATCAATTTTTGGAGGAGAACAACTTTTATCGCAAGCACACAGCTCGCGATGCTTCATGCCTGTTCCGTGTAATTTCGGAGCAAATGTATGACACGCAGCTACATCATTTGGCTATACGCAAGAAATGCGTACGTTATATGCGCAAGCATCGTGATTATTTTGCGCCG CTCGTTGAACGAGATTTGGATGAATATCTAGATGATATGTCTAAACCTAAAACATACGGGACCCTGATCGAACTGCAGGCGGTTGGATATATGTTCca ACGAAATGTGCTGTTGTTCGAACCCTTCAATTTGGGTAATTATTATAGTTCTCGCTCTTGCTTCAATAATGTATTTCGAGTATTTTACACTCCCGAAAGGCATTTCGATTCTGTTTTTACTTGTGACTACATAAAAGATGCAGCTATTTGCCAGG ccATATGCTATGAGATACTGTATAAGGAATTATACAGGTTGCCGGATGTTGCTTTTGCCGTTGAGCACATGTTGCATTCTCCAACTTTGGATGCTATGGAGTATACATCCGAAAACAATGAGGATGGCTACTGCACACGCATAGTGCTAACAGATGGACGCAGTTTCAATTTCGATTTACCACATGAGACTAATtgcattttagaaaattatgaaCTCTGTCATTTTCATCATACGAATTTTCCACGTTTATCGGATGATTTGCATCGCGAAatgaaaatacacacaaattGCGATGATTATGAGAAGTCGGCGCTGTGTAAGACCGCTGAATCATTACtaccacataaatatatatcttgtGTGCGCCAATTATTACAAGAAG GTATTACACCATTTCCGTATAAAGTTGCTAAAGCATTGGATCCCAACATGTATAGGAATATCGAATTTGATGCCTGGAATGAGCAAAGGAAAGAGCAAAAACTTCAAAACTGGTACAGTGGCGATACAAATTTTAAG TTGATACGCTGCCAGCAAACACGAGTTCATAAAATCTTCCAGGTGGGAGCCAAATGTCATGTGAAGCTATGCAAATCCGAAAATGATCTATACACTTGTCATATACAAGAGATTGCAGTTGACAAAGGCTACTGCATTGTTTTTATCGAACAATTAGGCGAAAAGCGTTTG GTACCATACGAGTCACTAACTCCGCTGCCACCAGATCAATTTAAGCCATGGACGCTACCATATCGCTTTCAGCGTCATATGCAAAAGTATAGTTCAGTACGCCTAACACGTCACTACAATTACCGTTTCAAATTGAACGGACAATTTGCATCTGCGCATGAATACTGTGCGCCCATGTCGCCTAATAGTAAGTCATCCGACTATGTTCCTGGCATAATGGGTAGTGATGTCAGTGAGAAGGACGAGAAACAGCATTATGTTTCAGCAGCTTCACATCATCGCAACGGTTGCTACTATAAATTGAAGCAATATACACATTTTGAGAATTTCCGTGCACATACGGTTGAATATTGCGCCATGCCACTAACTGTTGAGCATGCGCCACGTGAACAGGAGTCGAAAAGTGGCagtgcaacagcaacaccatcgaatgaaagtaacaacaacaatgtgacaCAACAACGCGCAGTTGCCCCAGAAACACGTATAAAAAGTGAACcaaacgcacaacaacaacaacagcaacgcatGTGCGCACCTGAAGAAATAATGGGTAATTTCAATCCAATGGAACATACGGTTGCTGGCATGGGCGCACCGGCATTTATTATGcctgattttcattatttatatccAGTGCCGCAGTATGCTGGTATGCCTGAGGAATACTACACATATGGTTATGATCCCGCAATGCATCCACCCGCTGCAGCGTTAATGCCAACCGGTTATTATATGTATCCACCACCGGGTGCGCAACCCGCCACTTTCGCACCGGCACCcaataatttttacatgcaaACTGCGGCACCATTACCGCCACCACTTATCACTGCTGCTACTGCACCGCATCCACAATCAGCAGTAGCACCAAATATGGGTGGTCCATATTATCCATCAAATGCGCATTTCGGCAGTATGACGCCAGCTAATGCCGCCGAGGCGTCTACAATGCAGAATAGCGCAACGCAAGTATATGAAACGCCGCTTACTCGTAATCGCAGCACTGGGCAAACACCAGTTATGAATACACCGCTAAGTGGTCGCATTAATTGGGATGCTAAGAAATCGGTTGATGCCAGTGGCATAGATTTACCCACTGACGTGCCAACTCTGCGTCACTTTTACAATTTAGGTTTGGAATATCATCTAATGCACTTGAAACAGCGTTGCAACGAAG CCAAAGTGGGCGGCGCAAAAGTTGCAACTAAAGTGAATGGCGGCAATCAAAACGAAGATGTTGCGCAAGAG CCAAAGCTGGATTCTAACAACAATAGCATGCAGAATCAAAATTTGACTACACCACAATCAAACAATATGAATGGCAATACTAACATGTCGAGCGCTACACACGCCATTTCATCAGCACATAGTCAAAATAGTAACAATAGTGCaactggtggtggtggtggcggcagtGCCAATAGTGGTAGTGGCAaaagcggtggtggtggtggtggtggtcacATGCATCGGCGTTTTCCATCGCGTTATTTCAACAGCAATAAGGAGCGACCATTGTTTTTACGTAATCAGAACAATGCAAACAACCCTAACGCCCAGAATATAGGCAACCAAAATCAAAatgattacaataacaacagtgcTGGTACGAACAAGTATGCCAGTTCGATTAAAAGTAATATTGGTGGACAATATAATTCGAATCGCAGCACTACACCCAATTCATCACATAGCCATACATCCGGACATAATACGAAAACCGTTAACATGAACACGGGTGGagttggcggcggcggcggcagtggTGCCTCACTTGCAGTTTCTGTTGCGGAACACGGCATGCCATCACCGCATGGAAACTTTGACAATGCTACAAGCGGTGGTAAAATGATGGCACAA CAACAAATGCCTGTATACCAAACACCGAATGGTAATACTCTAATGGCGGCGCCTTACAATCCGTACAATGAGTTCAACGGCGATCCCTCTATGCCGATTGTACCACCAAATGCAGCAGGCGGTGGTGGCATATATCTACACATGCCAATGGCAGCGCCAGCGCATACTTATGGTATTTACGCGCCACCACAAACTGGCGCACCACCAGGCGCTGCCATGAGCATGCAACCGACACCAACATCAACAGCGATCAGTTACGGTGCAGCACCAAATGGAggtccaccaccaccacaacaGTTTATGCCATCACCAACAGATGGCGTAGCCATGCAGGCATCAGCAAACGGTTACTATGCCACACCGGGAGAGTTTACACCGGCCGAGCCGAATGGCGCAATGCAAGTGGCCGGCGATGGTTTGCAGTTTCAATGTATACCGTATCCTGGCACTGCACCGCCACCACCGATGCCATTTTACTACACAGCTGGTTCTGCTGTAGCggcagccgcagcagcagctggTGGAATGGCTATGAATGGCATTGCAACGGTACCGCAACCACAATCTTCTGCTGGTAGTGTTAATGGAGGAGGAGGAGGTGGCTGTGGCAATCCAGCTGGTGTGGCCGGTGGACCACCAGCACCGCAG GGCTATTGGTGTCAACCGCCAAATGCTTTGCTGCCATTACCCACATCAACGCCACAAATGAACGGCACATCGGCTTGCGTTGCAACATCCAGCAATAATAGCACACCAAATGTGAacgcaaatacaacaaatagcCGTTCACGTGACAACAAATAA